A window of Bacillota bacterium genomic DNA:
ACCGCTAAACTCACCGAAAACTTAGTTCGTTCCGGACTGGGAATTGTCAGCGGGCTTGCTCTTGGTATAGATGGAGCCGCCCATAGAGCTTGTCTGGAGGCCAAAGGTTATACAGTGGCGGTGCTTGGATGCGGCTTGGATCGCACTTATCCGGCAAAACATATACAGTTGAAACAACAAGTAGAGGATTCGGGTTGCGTAATATCGGAATTTCCACCGGGAACTCCTCCTGCTGCGGGAAATTTTCCTCGTCGCAATCGCATTATCAGTGGCATGTGTCAAGGTCTGCTTGTTGTGGAAGCTGCAGAAAAGAGTGGTGCAATGATTACTGTGGGGTTTGCTTTGGAAGAGGGCAGAGACGTTTTCGCAGTGCCGGGTAATATCAACAGCCCGCAAAGTAAAGGGACCAACGGTCTGATTCAGCAGGGGGCAAAGCTTGTTTTGGACGCTACGGACATTCTGGAGGAATATGGAATATGCTCCCTGCCACTGAATGTCAAGCAGGAGCCAGGCATTGACTCTGACCCGGTGCTTGAGTATATTGATTTTCAGGGCGTTACTTTGGATGAGCTGGTATTTTTAACCGGCTTGTCGGCAAATATCCTGCTGGCCCGCCTGGTCAGTCTGGAACTAAAAGGTCTGGTTGCCAGATTACCTGGACAGAAGTATGCCCGGTGTGCCGATTAGTCCTACGGTAACATGTCAACCCCCT
This region includes:
- the dprA gene encoding DNA-protecting protein DprA; its protein translation is MSGGNSAQWLAVANIHGIGPRTIAEVYRKHGNIDIFFNAGANQLAEALDTSVAKARNIMASIDLSEAMEKLQLCSKLAIKLLTLDSPAYPPLLKRIYDPPPVLYYRGSLPCSDKKLLAVVGSRKATEYGRVVTAKLTENLVRSGLGIVSGLALGIDGAAHRACLEAKGYTVAVLGCGLDRTYPAKHIQLKQQVEDSGCVISEFPPGTPPAAGNFPRRNRIISGMCQGLLVVEAAEKSGAMITVGFALEEGRDVFAVPGNINSPQSKGTNGLIQQGAKLVLDATDILEEYGICSLPLNVKQEPGIDSDPVLEYIDFQGVTLDELVFLTGLSANILLARLVSLELKGLVARLPGQKYARCAD